The Streptomyces sp. NBC_00691 genome has a segment encoding these proteins:
- a CDS encoding diacylglycerol/lipid kinase family protein — protein sequence MSQDGRGGTRTTGSGAGTAARFLARIAVLAAVGSLVVLVLTIGDGGLVVVLAGLLGLVVCAAGVWWFLAHRGAVRLLGALVAVAAPAGVVVLYAHDGLWRTALVLVLCWAVSLACARTALHRARPRRKTPSFPARRPQRAFLIMNPKSGDGKVGRFGLVDRAEALGARVTVLDPDAPADVAALAREAVAEGADLLGVAGGDGTQALVAAVAAEHDLPFLVISAGTRNHLAMDLGLDRSDPARCLDALTDGEELRIDLGDVGGRPFVNTVSFGVYADVVQRPEYRDDKAGTALTLMPDLLVGEGVRRLDARIDGTTLTSQQALLVSNNAYASPDVLSGGGRRPSLDDGELGVLGIRVEGAAEAADLAVRGAQSTGLTVTTARRVEVTSTVTGEADASGSDTDGAGTDGSGDGSDADGADTDGSGADGPDAGAARNGSPGAGEIPVAVDGEALRMTTPVVCTLRPGALRVLVPRDRPGVVVPAPRVDWRRLFDLAFGRPVPSSPGRDG from the coding sequence ATGAGCCAGGACGGCAGGGGCGGTACGCGGACGACGGGATCCGGTGCGGGAACCGCGGCGCGCTTCCTGGCCCGGATCGCCGTGCTCGCGGCGGTCGGCTCCCTGGTCGTCCTGGTGCTCACGATCGGCGACGGCGGCCTCGTGGTCGTGCTGGCCGGTCTGCTGGGGCTCGTGGTCTGTGCCGCGGGCGTGTGGTGGTTCCTGGCGCACCGCGGCGCGGTCCGCCTGCTGGGGGCCCTCGTCGCGGTCGCCGCCCCGGCCGGCGTCGTGGTCCTCTACGCCCACGACGGGCTGTGGCGCACGGCGCTGGTGCTGGTCCTGTGCTGGGCCGTCTCCCTGGCCTGCGCGCGGACCGCGCTGCACCGGGCCCGGCCCCGGCGGAAGACCCCGTCGTTCCCGGCCCGCCGGCCCCAGCGGGCGTTCCTCATCATGAATCCGAAGTCGGGGGACGGGAAGGTCGGCCGCTTCGGTCTCGTCGACCGGGCGGAGGCCCTGGGTGCCCGGGTGACCGTGCTCGATCCCGACGCCCCGGCCGATGTGGCCGCGCTGGCCCGCGAGGCGGTGGCCGAGGGCGCGGACCTGCTCGGCGTCGCGGGCGGCGACGGCACGCAGGCGCTGGTGGCGGCGGTCGCCGCCGAGCACGATCTGCCGTTCCTCGTCATCTCGGCCGGGACCCGCAACCACCTCGCGATGGACCTCGGCCTCGACCGTTCCGACCCGGCCCGCTGCCTCGACGCGCTCACGGACGGGGAGGAGCTCCGGATCGACCTCGGCGACGTCGGAGGCCGTCCCTTCGTCAACACCGTGTCCTTCGGGGTCTACGCCGATGTCGTGCAGCGCCCCGAATACCGTGACGACAAGGCGGGCACGGCGCTCACCCTCATGCCCGACCTGCTGGTCGGCGAAGGGGTGCGACGGCTCGACGCACGGATCGACGGCACGACCCTGACGTCCCAGCAGGCTCTCCTGGTCAGCAACAACGCGTACGCCTCGCCCGACGTGCTGAGTGGCGGAGGCCGTCGGCCCAGCCTCGACGACGGCGAGCTGGGCGTGCTGGGCATCCGGGTGGAGGGCGCCGCGGAGGCCGCGGACCTCGCGGTGCGCGGTGCGCAGTCCACCGGGCTGACCGTCACGACCGCCCGCCGCGTCGAGGTGACCTCGACCGTGACGGGCGAGGCGGACGCGAGCGGCTCGGACACGGACGGGGCGGGGACGGACGGTTCCGGGGACGGATCGGACGCTGACGGCGCGGATACGGACGGTTCCGGCGCGGACGGTCCCGACGCGGGTGCCGCCCGGAACGGCTCCCCGGGCGCGGGCGAGATCCCCGTCGCGGTCGACGGTGAGGCCTTGCGCATGACCACGCCGGTCGTCTGCACGCTGCGTCCGGGCGCCCTGCGGGTCCTGGTGCCGCGCGACCGCCCCGGCGTCGTCGTCCCCGCCCCGCGCGTGGACTGGCGACGGCTCTTCGACCTGGCCTTCGGCCGTCCGGTGCCGAGCTCCCCGGGACGGGACGGCTGA
- a CDS encoding PadR family transcriptional regulator, producing the protein MTKELPTAGDQRRSQLLRGVLDLCLLSLIAERPRYGYEFIEALTESGLELVGEGSIYPLLARMERAGLVEPFRAPSSSGGAPRKYYRLSEAGRAELEHGRTVWQGFTAQADRILARTTHGGTTP; encoded by the coding sequence ATGACAAAGGAGCTGCCGACAGCCGGTGACCAACGGCGGAGTCAGCTCCTGCGAGGGGTGCTCGACCTGTGCCTGCTCTCACTGATCGCCGAACGACCGCGGTACGGGTACGAGTTCATCGAGGCCCTCACGGAGAGCGGGCTCGAACTCGTCGGCGAGGGCAGCATCTATCCGCTGCTGGCCAGGATGGAGCGCGCCGGGCTCGTCGAGCCGTTCCGCGCGCCGTCGTCCAGCGGCGGGGCGCCGCGCAAGTACTACCGGCTGTCCGAGGCCGGCCGGGCCGAGCTGGAGCACGGCCGGACCGTCTGGCAGGGGTTCACCGCCCAGGCCGACCGGATCCTCGCTCGAACGACCCACGGGGGAACGACACCATGA
- a CDS encoding ATP-binding SpoIIE family protein phosphatase: MNDGNGRRRLARRASAGKGASVLRSAGARGRLGRSDGDVPLDRVTTRGRLAWLNSAGSRIGTTLDLERTAQELAEFTVPTLADGAAVDILESVLRGEEGSRWTGTGVPLLRATALSFVDTLVSLEPTPVGETFVQTEETHETLLHRYCLRQGRPVLVSRMRHEDFLRVAPTESAAAKMRAAGVHSYLAVPLIARGLLLGSADFVRGPGTPPFSATDLALAEQLASQAAVYIDNARLYGRERQHVVSLQRSLLPRATPVTPGLRVHAEYTPSTAHHGVGGDWYDVMALPGGRTALMVGDVMGHGLPAAATMGRLRAVARTLMTLDMAPERVLARLDLATRDLEDEQVATFLCAVHDPADSTYTLASAGHLPPLLVDGDGSAAFVDVPIGAPLGAGVIPYDPIRLRVPVGGHLVMYTDGLVKSRHADLDHQLERLRSAARRLTPEALERGGLTDCAPTDSSRFDEAVLLVATTASGTPDELCEWQLPQEGRAASVARGLVTDQLDAWDLAELADVCELVVSELVGNALRYGNGPGRLRLLRGERLVVEVSDTGPDLPQIQHADLSDEGGRGLQLINMLCRRWGSCRTVSGKVVWAEQNLPD; this comes from the coding sequence GTGAACGATGGCAACGGGAGACGGCGCCTTGCCCGCCGCGCCTCGGCCGGAAAGGGCGCCTCGGTCCTCCGCTCGGCCGGTGCCCGCGGACGGCTCGGCCGGAGCGACGGGGACGTCCCCCTCGACCGCGTCACCACTCGCGGCCGGCTCGCCTGGCTGAATTCCGCGGGTTCCAGGATCGGCACCACCCTCGACCTGGAGCGCACCGCTCAGGAACTGGCCGAGTTCACCGTGCCCACTCTGGCCGACGGCGCCGCCGTCGACATCCTGGAGAGCGTCCTGCGGGGCGAGGAGGGCTCACGCTGGACGGGTACGGGCGTCCCGCTCCTGCGCGCCACCGCGCTGAGCTTCGTCGACACGCTGGTCTCCCTGGAGCCCACCCCGGTCGGCGAGACCTTCGTCCAGACCGAGGAGACCCACGAGACGCTCCTCCACCGGTACTGCCTGCGGCAGGGCAGGCCCGTCCTCGTCAGCCGCATGCGCCACGAGGACTTTCTCAGGGTCGCGCCGACGGAGAGCGCCGCGGCGAAGATGCGCGCCGCGGGAGTCCACAGCTATCTGGCGGTGCCGCTGATCGCCCGCGGTCTGCTGCTCGGCAGCGCCGACTTCGTCCGCGGCCCCGGAACGCCCCCGTTCTCGGCCACGGACCTCGCCCTGGCCGAGCAGCTGGCCTCCCAGGCCGCCGTCTACATCGACAACGCCCGGCTGTACGGACGCGAGCGCCAGCACGTCGTCTCCCTGCAGCGCAGCCTGCTGCCCCGGGCGACCCCGGTGACGCCGGGGCTGCGCGTGCACGCCGAGTACACGCCCTCGACGGCCCACCACGGCGTGGGCGGCGACTGGTACGACGTGATGGCCCTGCCCGGCGGACGGACGGCCCTGATGGTGGGCGACGTCATGGGCCACGGACTGCCCGCCGCCGCCACCATGGGCCGGCTGCGCGCGGTGGCCCGCACCCTGATGACCCTCGACATGGCGCCGGAGCGGGTCCTCGCCCGGCTCGACCTCGCCACCCGTGACCTGGAGGACGAGCAGGTCGCCACCTTCCTCTGCGCCGTCCACGACCCGGCCGACTCCACCTACACCCTGGCCAGCGCCGGTCATCTGCCCCCGCTGCTGGTCGACGGCGACGGCTCGGCAGCCTTCGTGGACGTACCGATCGGCGCCCCGCTCGGCGCGGGAGTGATCCCGTACGACCCGATCCGCTTGCGGGTCCCGGTGGGCGGCCATCTGGTCATGTACACGGACGGCCTGGTGAAGTCCCGGCACGCGGACCTCGACCACCAGCTGGAGCGGCTGCGGTCGGCGGCCCGCCGCCTCACCCCCGAGGCACTCGAACGAGGGGGCCTCACGGACTGCGCCCCCACCGACTCCAGCCGCTTCGACGAGGCCGTGCTGCTCGTCGCGACGACCGCGTCGGGCACCCCGGACGAGCTGTGCGAGTGGCAGCTGCCGCAGGAGGGGCGGGCCGCGTCCGTCGCCCGCGGTCTGGTCACGGACCAGCTCGACGCATGGGATCTGGCGGAGCTCGCCGACGTCTGCGAACTCGTCGTCTCCGAGCTCGTGGGCAACGCCCTGCGGTACGGGAACGGCCCCGGACGGCTGCGGCTGCTGCGCGGCGAACGCCTGGTGGTGGAGGTCTCGGACACGGGGCCCGACCTGCCCCAGATCCAGCACGCGGACCTCAGCGACGAGGGCGGCCGGGGTCTCCAGCTCATCAACATGCTGTGCCGCCGCTGGGGCTCGTGCCGCACCGTCTCCGGCAAGGTGGTGTGGGCGGAGCAGAACCTGCCCGACTGA
- a CDS encoding OmpL47-type beta-barrel domain-containing protein, with product MVVGLTSAAAYGRADDARRGDDGRRTAAAQVLTWKAGDPIDRYLEFPTTAVAGATTIVFENSAATGNTTGMPHTLTFDVSDPEYNNDVPLNILANPSDANGGRHTAEVTLTPGRYLFKCTIPGHGQMQGILTVTEGGGEDTTAPETTAKVEGDRNADGAYVGQATVTLGATDAGSGVDKVEYAVGADGPWQPYTVPVIVDQVGAHTIRYRAGDKAGNTAAEKTAAFSVVARPTDDTTAPETSATVSGERDDQGRYLDMATVTVTASDTGSGVNTIEYALGDGAWQTYTAPVMVHEAGEHTVRYRATDKAGNTAPVKSAAFTVVTQPAPDTTAPEAAASVAGVRDSDGAYITSATVTLSAFDADSGVERIEYSLDGGPYLAYTTPVIVDRVGRHTVLYRATDKAGNTSAARSTAFTVAEGGGVPAPNCPEFDERLTVIVGTVDTGVPNRMTNSRCTVNELIEDEKDWSSHALFLKHVDTVIDRLLADGVIDTREHGKIYRAAKQSGIGRPGRTEGYRDLFDGTAASFSKWQHVGGGKFGLSADGAMTSSTTVPGMGMLWFPQRQYGDFSLKLQWRDDAPGAGNANGGVFVRFPYVHDNPEESRPEWVAIKYGHEIQVLDRPDGDMYKTGSLYGFDRVGLAGAGVTPKGTWNDYEIRVEGQHYSVFRNGKLINEFDNTGGQLFQPPRGDDPGTDGRRYASGYIGLQVHGTTDVISYRNIRVKEL from the coding sequence ATGGTCGTCGGCCTGACCTCGGCGGCAGCCTACGGCAGGGCGGACGACGCCCGACGCGGCGACGACGGGCGCCGGACCGCGGCGGCGCAGGTGCTGACCTGGAAGGCGGGCGACCCGATCGACCGCTATCTGGAGTTCCCGACCACGGCGGTGGCCGGGGCGACGACGATCGTCTTCGAGAACAGCGCGGCGACCGGCAACACGACCGGCATGCCGCACACCCTGACGTTCGACGTCTCCGACCCGGAGTACAACAACGACGTCCCGCTCAACATCCTGGCCAACCCGAGCGACGCGAACGGCGGCCGGCACACGGCCGAGGTGACGCTGACCCCGGGCCGGTACCTGTTCAAGTGCACGATCCCCGGGCACGGCCAGATGCAGGGCATCCTCACGGTCACCGAGGGCGGCGGCGAGGACACCACCGCGCCGGAGACCACCGCGAAGGTCGAGGGCGACCGCAACGCCGACGGCGCCTACGTCGGCCAGGCGACCGTCACGCTCGGGGCGACGGACGCCGGTTCGGGCGTCGACAAGGTCGAGTACGCGGTCGGCGCGGACGGCCCGTGGCAGCCGTACACGGTACCGGTGATCGTCGACCAGGTCGGCGCGCACACGATCCGGTACCGGGCCGGCGACAAGGCGGGCAACACGGCCGCCGAGAAGACCGCCGCGTTCTCGGTCGTCGCCCGGCCCACCGACGACACGACGGCACCCGAGACCTCGGCGACCGTGTCGGGCGAGCGGGACGACCAGGGCCGCTATCTCGACATGGCCACGGTGACGGTGACCGCGTCCGACACCGGGTCGGGCGTCAACACCATCGAGTACGCGCTCGGCGACGGCGCCTGGCAGACCTACACCGCTCCGGTGATGGTGCATGAGGCGGGCGAGCACACGGTCCGCTACCGGGCCACCGACAAGGCGGGGAACACCGCCCCGGTGAAGTCGGCGGCCTTCACGGTCGTCACCCAGCCCGCCCCCGACACCACCGCCCCCGAGGCCGCCGCCTCGGTCGCGGGCGTGCGCGACTCCGACGGCGCGTACATCACCAGCGCCACGGTCACGCTGTCGGCGTTCGACGCGGACTCGGGCGTCGAGCGGATCGAGTACTCGCTCGACGGCGGACCGTACCTCGCGTACACCACCCCGGTGATCGTCGACCGGGTCGGCCGTCACACGGTGCTGTACCGGGCGACGGACAAGGCCGGCAACACCTCCGCGGCCCGGAGCACGGCCTTCACCGTCGCCGAGGGCGGCGGGGTGCCCGCGCCGAACTGTCCCGAGTTCGACGAGCGGCTGACCGTCATCGTCGGGACCGTCGACACCGGTGTCCCGAACCGGATGACGAACAGCCGCTGCACGGTCAACGAACTCATCGAGGACGAGAAGGACTGGTCCTCGCACGCGCTGTTCCTCAAGCACGTGGACACGGTGATCGACCGGCTGCTCGCCGACGGTGTCATCGACACCCGCGAGCACGGGAAGATCTACCGCGCGGCCAAGCAGTCGGGCATCGGCAGGCCGGGCCGGACCGAGGGGTACCGCGACCTGTTCGACGGCACCGCGGCGAGCTTCTCGAAGTGGCAGCACGTCGGCGGCGGGAAGTTCGGACTGAGCGCGGACGGCGCCATGACCAGCAGCACCACGGTGCCGGGCATGGGCATGCTGTGGTTCCCGCAACGGCAGTACGGCGACTTCTCGCTCAAGCTCCAGTGGCGCGACGACGCCCCCGGCGCGGGCAACGCCAACGGCGGGGTCTTCGTCCGCTTCCCCTACGTCCACGACAACCCCGAGGAGTCCCGTCCGGAGTGGGTCGCGATCAAGTACGGCCATGAGATCCAGGTCCTGGACCGGCCCGACGGCGACATGTACAAGACGGGCTCGCTCTACGGCTTCGACCGCGTCGGCCTCGCCGGTGCCGGGGTGACGCCCAAGGGCACCTGGAACGACTACGAGATCCGGGTGGAGGGCCAGCACTACTCGGTCTTCCGCAACGGCAAGCTGATCAACGAGTTCGACAACACGGGCGGGCAGCTCTTCCAGCCTCCGCGCGGCGACGACCCGGGCACGGACGGCCGGCGCTACGCCTCCGGCTACATCGGGCTCCAGGTCCACGGCACGACGGACGTCATCTCCTACCGCAACATCCGGGTGAAGGAGCTCTAG
- a CDS encoding ThuA domain-containing protein — protein MKRTPHHRSRSRTGMAVAALGAGALAVSLLGGPPAAAEPDPDPPSARAATTLSLPSPPGGANVRVLVFHGSATAESPTVDAGIAAVESIGLTGPAAGRFRTEATDDPAVFTNAKRLGTFNAVVFLTGGGDVLDPEQEAGLEAYMEAGGGFVGVHEAARTEPYSRWFTGLIGARPTGAPSGTQRAVVEVGDRQHPATKSLPLEWKRPDKWFNWDRNPSGTVHTVARLRESSFQPAAKPNGWDHPVSWCRDYDGGRSFYTAMGGTVDSYAEADFRDHLRGAIAWTARISRADCKATIDANYTAERVTKPNQPGQNDQIGEPHGLVAAPDGRVLYIGRGGADSSVPVVTDWNDPDVGKGNGEIHVYDPKTRQVTKAGALTVFGNKGGGDELIKNEEGLLGIELDPGFMTNGWVYLHYTPHSRIDRVEHTGERRVSRFTLDLATNRLDLASEKVLLSWPVQIHSCCHAGGGMAWDSKGNLYIATGDTNSSGSSGGYSGNNPAPNFRGVSFADARRTAGNTNNLNGKILRIHPEADGTYTLPAGNLFTGEESDEGGGKTRGEIYVMGVRNPARISVDRTTDILYAGWVGPDAGAPSTTWGPAKYDTFAAITRAGNHGWPYCMGNKQPYRDRGLPDPSKPLGWYDCDAPKNESPNNDGLVNLPPVTGNTIWYSPQGGGVDYPRDAAGVPSYKQEEQKLLLPWLKGGGQATMNGPLYRYDAASDSAVKWPSYWDGKWFVGDFYDGDQPRHAVLTDPKTVGKGGLPVHAESLKKIIPVGQGGIRNLMDWKFAPDGSLYVLDYGRGFFTSHAESALWRVTYKGGGPTPAADQLARRAAQ, from the coding sequence ATGAAGCGCACACCACATCACCGGTCGAGATCGAGAACAGGTATGGCAGTGGCGGCACTTGGGGCGGGCGCCCTGGCCGTCTCCCTGCTCGGCGGCCCGCCGGCCGCCGCCGAGCCGGATCCGGACCCGCCGTCGGCCAGGGCGGCGACAACGTTATCCCTGCCGTCACCGCCGGGCGGCGCGAACGTACGGGTGCTCGTCTTCCACGGCTCGGCGACGGCCGAGTCGCCGACGGTCGACGCGGGCATCGCCGCCGTCGAGAGCATCGGCCTCACCGGCCCGGCCGCCGGCCGCTTCCGTACGGAGGCCACCGACGACCCGGCCGTGTTCACCAACGCCAAGCGGCTCGGCACGTTCAACGCGGTGGTCTTCCTCACCGGGGGCGGCGATGTGCTCGACCCCGAGCAGGAAGCGGGGCTCGAGGCCTACATGGAGGCGGGCGGCGGTTTCGTCGGCGTCCACGAGGCCGCCCGCACCGAGCCGTACTCCCGCTGGTTCACCGGCCTGATCGGCGCCCGCCCCACCGGCGCCCCGAGCGGCACGCAACGCGCGGTGGTGGAGGTCGGCGACCGGCAGCACCCGGCCACGAAGTCCCTGCCGCTGGAGTGGAAGCGACCCGACAAGTGGTTCAACTGGGACCGCAACCCGTCCGGAACCGTCCACACCGTGGCCCGGCTCCGGGAGTCCTCGTTCCAGCCCGCCGCCAAGCCCAACGGCTGGGACCACCCGGTGTCCTGGTGCCGTGACTACGACGGCGGCCGGTCGTTCTACACCGCCATGGGCGGCACCGTCGACAGCTACGCCGAGGCCGACTTCCGCGACCATCTGCGCGGCGCGATCGCCTGGACCGCGCGGATCTCCCGGGCGGACTGCAAGGCGACCATCGACGCCAACTACACCGCCGAGCGCGTCACCAAGCCCAACCAGCCCGGGCAGAACGACCAGATCGGCGAGCCCCACGGCCTGGTCGCCGCCCCGGACGGCCGCGTCCTGTACATCGGCCGCGGCGGCGCCGACTCCAGCGTCCCGGTCGTCACCGACTGGAACGACCCGGACGTCGGCAAGGGCAACGGCGAGATCCACGTCTACGACCCGAAGACCCGGCAGGTCACCAAGGCCGGGGCGCTCACCGTCTTCGGCAACAAGGGCGGCGGCGACGAGCTGATCAAGAACGAGGAGGGACTGCTGGGCATCGAGCTCGACCCCGGTTTCATGACCAACGGCTGGGTCTACCTCCACTACACGCCGCACTCCCGGATCGACCGTGTCGAGCACACGGGCGAGCGGCGGGTCTCCCGCTTCACGCTCGATCTCGCGACGAACAGGCTCGACCTGGCGAGCGAGAAGGTGCTGCTGAGCTGGCCGGTCCAGATCCACAGCTGCTGCCACGCGGGCGGCGGGATGGCCTGGGACTCCAAGGGCAATCTGTACATCGCCACCGGAGACACCAACTCGTCCGGCTCCAGCGGCGGTTACTCGGGCAACAACCCCGCACCGAACTTCCGGGGCGTCTCCTTCGCGGACGCGCGCCGCACCGCGGGCAACACCAACAACCTCAACGGCAAGATCCTGCGGATCCACCCCGAGGCCGACGGCACCTACACCCTCCCGGCGGGCAACCTCTTCACCGGCGAGGAGAGCGACGAGGGCGGCGGCAAGACCCGCGGCGAGATCTACGTGATGGGTGTGCGCAACCCCGCGCGCATCTCCGTCGACCGGACGACCGACATCCTCTACGCGGGCTGGGTCGGCCCCGACGCGGGCGCGCCGTCGACGACCTGGGGCCCGGCGAAGTACGACACCTTCGCCGCGATCACCAGGGCGGGCAACCACGGCTGGCCGTACTGCATGGGCAACAAGCAGCCCTACCGGGACCGCGGTCTGCCCGACCCGAGCAAGCCGCTCGGCTGGTACGACTGCGACGCGCCGAAGAACGAGTCCCCCAACAACGACGGCCTGGTGAACCTGCCGCCGGTGACGGGGAACACGATCTGGTACTCGCCGCAGGGCGGCGGCGTGGACTACCCCAGGGACGCCGCCGGCGTCCCGAGCTACAAGCAGGAGGAGCAGAAGCTGCTGCTGCCGTGGCTCAAGGGCGGCGGGCAGGCGACCATGAACGGTCCGCTCTACCGCTACGACGCGGCGAGCGACTCCGCGGTCAAGTGGCCGTCTTACTGGGACGGCAAGTGGTTCGTCGGTGACTTCTACGACGGGGACCAGCCGCGGCACGCCGTGCTCACCGATCCGAAGACCGTCGGCAAGGGCGGACTCCCGGTGCACGCCGAGTCCCTCAAGAAGATCATCCCGGTCGGCCAGGGCGGCATCCGCAACCTGATGGACTGGAAGTTCGCCCCGGACGGTTCGCTGTACGTCCTCGACTACGGGCGCGGCTTCTTCACCTCGCATGCCGAGTCGGCGCTGTGGCGCGTCACCTACAAGGGCGGCGGGCCCACCCCGGCCGCGGACCAGCTGGCACGGAGGGCGGCGCAGTGA
- a CDS encoding multicopper oxidase domain-containing protein, translating to MDRRSFNRRLLAGGAVAATGVTSLSLASASSATSDTAAAAAPLRTAPAGGQIRRLKLYAEKSADGRMGYGLEKGKATVPGPLIELNEGDTLHIEFENLMDVPVSLHPHGVDYDIDNDGTRMSGSHVEAGATRTYTWRTHAPGRRPDGTWRPGSAGYWHYHDHVVGTDHGTGGIRKGLYGGLVVRRKGDILPDKQFTIVFNDMTINNRPAADPPDFLATVGDRVEIIMITHGEYYHTFHMHGHRWADNRTGLLAGPEDVSRVIDNKITGPADSFGFQVIAGEHVGAGAWMYHCHVQSHSDMGMAGLFLVAKPDGTVPGHGDHGAHGAATAKDGPARAAPANGAPAKEAPAAQPSGGTHHH from the coding sequence ATGGACAGACGCAGCTTCAACCGTCGCCTGCTCGCGGGCGGGGCCGTCGCCGCCACCGGCGTGACATCGTTGTCTCTCGCCTCCGCCTCCAGTGCCACATCCGACACGGCCGCCGCGGCGGCCCCGCTGAGGACTGCCCCGGCCGGAGGTCAGATACGCCGTCTCAAGCTGTACGCGGAGAAGTCGGCCGACGGGCGTATGGGATACGGCCTGGAGAAGGGCAAGGCCACCGTGCCCGGCCCCCTCATCGAACTCAACGAGGGCGACACCCTCCACATCGAGTTCGAGAACCTGATGGACGTTCCGGTGAGCCTCCACCCGCACGGCGTGGACTACGACATCGACAACGACGGTACGCGGATGAGCGGGAGCCATGTCGAAGCGGGCGCCACCCGCACGTACACCTGGCGCACCCACGCCCCCGGCCGCCGCCCCGACGGCACCTGGCGGCCGGGCAGCGCCGGGTACTGGCACTACCACGACCACGTCGTGGGCACGGACCACGGGACCGGCGGCATCCGCAAGGGCCTCTACGGCGGTCTGGTGGTGCGCCGCAAGGGCGACATCCTGCCGGACAAGCAGTTCACCATCGTCTTCAACGACATGACGATCAACAACCGGCCGGCCGCGGACCCGCCGGACTTCCTCGCCACCGTGGGCGACCGGGTGGAGATCATCATGATCACGCACGGCGAGTACTACCACACGTTCCATATGCACGGTCATCGCTGGGCCGACAATCGCACCGGCCTCCTCGCCGGCCCCGAGGACGTGAGCCGGGTCATCGACAACAAGATCACCGGACCCGCGGACTCGTTCGGGTTCCAGGTCATCGCGGGCGAGCACGTCGGGGCCGGGGCCTGGATGTACCACTGTCACGTCCAGAGCCACTCCGACATGGGCATGGCCGGTCTCTTCCTGGTGGCCAAGCCGGACGGCACCGTACCGGGCCACGGGGACCACGGAGCCCACGGCGCGGCGACGGCGAAGGACGGGCCGGCGAGGGCGGCGCCGGCGAACGGAGCGCCGGCGAAGGAGGCGCCGGCCGCGCAGCCCTCCGGCGGGACCCACCACCACTGA